Proteins found in one Desulfovibrio porci genomic segment:
- a CDS encoding PTS system mannose/fructose/sorbose family transporter subunit IID: protein MLPCCVALNCLARTCCINAAVTARGMQQIGLAFVLAPAFRYLYPESADRARAFARYSGHSNTHVFMVPLYVGIVLSLETQIARGTLPEASVGVVRETLATTLSALGDSFFSGTLLPLWALVSVCLLLAGQIGLTAALAVLFLALLLLFRILTFFAGLRHGMPVLLRLKRLDLINWVDRIKILNAVMVALVVWQLPLRHLTPFPWLLYGLAVAAVLGASWLVGRMHLPRILLWALVLGALILMDAGLIGM from the coding sequence ATGCTTCCCTGTTGCGTCGCTCTCAACTGCCTTGCGCGCACCTGCTGCATCAACGCGGCCGTCACCGCCAGAGGCATGCAGCAGATCGGACTCGCCTTCGTGCTGGCCCCGGCCTTCCGTTATCTCTATCCGGAAAGCGCGGACAGGGCGCGCGCCTTCGCCCGCTACAGCGGGCACAGCAATACCCATGTCTTCATGGTCCCGCTCTATGTGGGCATCGTCCTTTCCCTGGAAACACAGATCGCCAGAGGCACTCTGCCGGAAGCCTCGGTGGGCGTGGTGCGCGAAACGCTGGCCACCACTCTTTCCGCCCTGGGGGACTCCTTTTTCAGCGGCACGCTTCTGCCGCTCTGGGCGCTGGTCAGCGTCTGCCTGCTGCTGGCCGGACAAATCGGCCTTACGGCGGCTCTGGCCGTTTTGTTTCTGGCGCTGCTCCTGCTCTTTCGCATTCTGACCTTTTTCGCGGGTCTGCGCCACGGCATGCCCGTGCTGCTGCGCCTCAAGCGCCTGGACCTCATCAACTGGGTGGACCGCATCAAGATCCTCAACGCGGTCATGGTGGCTCTGGTGGTCTGGCAACTGCCTCTCAGGCATCTGACCCCCTTCCCCTGGCTGCTTTACGGACTGGCCGTCGCCGCCGTGCTGGGCGCGTCCTGGCTCGTGGGGCGGATGCATTTGCCGCGCATTCTGCTCTGGGCGCTCGTGCTGGGCGCGCTCATTCTCATGGACGCGGGGCTCATCGGCATGTAA
- a CDS encoding HPr family phosphocarrier protein has translation MEDVIEETPRGLALRLTLNLRGGLHARPAARLAQEAQRYAADIQLIGETGEVDAKSMLDILSLAPPSNAELTLLAKGDDAREALHGLARFLTTLQE, from the coding sequence ATGGAAGACGTCATTGAAGAAACCCCGCGCGGGCTTGCCCTGCGGCTTACGCTCAATCTGCGCGGCGGCCTGCATGCCCGGCCCGCGGCCCGCCTGGCTCAGGAGGCGCAGCGCTATGCGGCCGACATCCAGCTCATCGGCGAAACGGGCGAGGTCGACGCCAAAAGCATGCTGGACATTCTTTCCCTGGCCCCGCCGTCCAATGCGGAACTGACCCTGCTGGCCAAGGGCGACGACGCCCGCGAGGCCCTCCACGGTCTGGCCCGTTTTTTAACCACGTTACAGGAATGA
- the ptsP gene encoding phosphoenolpyruvate--protein phosphotransferase, with protein MARAVLFGTPVSPGIGIGSIRFMHDMRMSEERRIGPDEVETERNALRAAAASVRAALEKTMRNVPEDLAEYRDVIAAQMELARDPKLLDAALARIEHKKICASWALNHTVEELCALFRGMDDPYLRDRAQDIRAVGLRLRECLAGAQHDNAVSGPSVLVAEDLSPADVMELNLEGVLGILTAEGGPTSHTAILSRGLHIPALVGVTGLLNTAREDERIILDGLGGCVLFGPDESDLARYTARRDEFNAWENHTRRTAHWPAEMCDGVRVAVQANLESLEELDALPECGADGVGLYRTEFAYLKGDLPTEEELFREYAAVAAKAGPGRVVFRTLDAGADKMLRAQAALKEPNPALGLRGIRFSLRHQGIFRTQLRALLRAGVAGNLALLLPMISGLAEVQGVRRILQELRQELQAQNLPHAPDLPLGIMVETPAAVMVCDALARECDFFSIGTNDLIHYLMAIDRNNRHVGYLHEPLHPAVVRSLKRVIDAAHREGIGVSVCGELASDPCGLALLLGMGVDAVSAAPRFVPGMKHMIRQLDAETCMDLAHSVLMSTDVMASQRMVREKLHQSLGTELAFHTTSLSSHSQP; from the coding sequence ATGGCCCGCGCGGTTTTATTCGGCACGCCGGTTTCCCCCGGCATAGGCATCGGCTCCATCCGCTTCATGCACGACATGCGCATGAGCGAAGAACGCCGCATCGGCCCGGACGAGGTCGAGACGGAGCGGAACGCCCTGCGCGCCGCGGCGGCCAGCGTGCGCGCGGCCCTGGAAAAAACCATGCGCAACGTGCCCGAGGATCTGGCCGAATACCGCGATGTCATCGCGGCCCAGATGGAACTGGCCCGCGACCCCAAGCTGCTGGACGCCGCCCTGGCGCGCATCGAGCACAAAAAAATCTGCGCTTCCTGGGCCCTGAACCATACCGTGGAAGAACTCTGCGCCCTGTTCCGGGGCATGGACGACCCCTATCTGCGCGACCGCGCCCAGGACATCCGGGCCGTGGGCCTGCGCCTGCGCGAATGCCTGGCCGGCGCGCAGCACGACAACGCCGTTTCCGGTCCCAGCGTGCTGGTGGCCGAAGACCTCTCGCCCGCCGACGTCATGGAACTCAACCTGGAAGGCGTGCTGGGGATTCTGACCGCCGAGGGCGGTCCCACCTCGCACACGGCCATTCTGTCGCGCGGCCTGCACATTCCGGCTCTGGTGGGCGTGACCGGCCTGCTGAACACGGCCCGCGAGGACGAACGCATCATTCTGGACGGTCTGGGCGGCTGCGTGCTTTTCGGCCCGGACGAAAGCGATCTGGCCCGCTATACGGCCCGCCGCGATGAATTCAACGCCTGGGAAAATCATACCCGACGCACGGCGCACTGGCCCGCCGAGATGTGCGACGGCGTGCGTGTGGCCGTGCAGGCCAACCTGGAAAGTCTGGAAGAGCTGGACGCCCTGCCCGAATGCGGAGCCGACGGCGTGGGCCTGTACCGCACGGAGTTCGCCTATCTCAAAGGCGATCTGCCCACCGAAGAAGAACTGTTCAGGGAATACGCCGCCGTGGCGGCCAAGGCCGGACCGGGCCGGGTGGTCTTCCGCACGCTGGACGCGGGCGCGGACAAGATGCTGCGCGCCCAGGCCGCGCTCAAGGAACCCAATCCGGCTCTGGGCCTGCGGGGCATCCGCTTCAGCCTACGCCATCAGGGCATTTTCCGCACTCAGTTGCGGGCGCTGCTGCGGGCCGGGGTGGCGGGCAATCTGGCGCTGCTGCTGCCCATGATTTCCGGTCTGGCCGAAGTGCAGGGCGTGCGCCGCATTTTGCAGGAACTGCGCCAGGAATTGCAGGCCCAGAACCTTCCCCACGCGCCGGACCTGCCGCTGGGCATCATGGTGGAAACCCCGGCCGCCGTGATGGTGTGCGACGCCCTGGCCCGCGAGTGCGACTTTTTCAGCATCGGCACCAACGACCTGATCCATTACCTGATGGCCATTGACCGCAACAATCGCCATGTGGGCTATCTGCACGAACCGCTGCATCCGGCGGTGGTGCGCTCGCTCAAGCGGGTCATTGACGCGGCCCACCGCGAGGGCATCGGCGTTTCGGTCTGCGGCGAACTGGCCTCGGACCCCTGCGGCCTGGCCCTGCTGCTGGGCATGGGTGTGGACGCCGTGTCCGCCGCGCCGCGTTTCGTGCCGGGAATGAAACATATGATCCGCCAGCTCGATGCCGAAACCTGCATGGATCTGGCCCACAGCGTTCTGATGAGCACCGACGTCATGGCCTCCCAGCGTATGGTGCGTGAAAAGCTCCACCAGTCCCTGGGTACGGAGCTGGCCTTCCACACCACAAGCCTTTCGAGCCACAGTCAGCCATGA
- the smpB gene encoding SsrA-binding protein SmpB — protein MSQKTPPSTIAVNKKARHLYELSEFLEAGISLTGPEVKSIRAGKVNFIDSYVEFKHGEAWLLSLHVAPYANAGYAPQEPDRARRLLLHTREIAKLAGLVAQKGLTVVPVRVYLKRGKVKLEIALGRGKKLHDHRDTLKRRAEERDLARELA, from the coding sequence ATGAGCCAGAAAACACCGCCCTCCACCATTGCCGTCAACAAAAAGGCCCGCCATCTCTACGAGCTCTCCGAATTTCTGGAAGCCGGCATCTCTCTGACCGGCCCGGAAGTCAAAAGCATCCGCGCCGGTAAGGTGAACTTCATCGACAGCTACGTTGAGTTCAAACACGGCGAAGCCTGGCTGCTCTCACTGCACGTGGCCCCTTACGCCAACGCGGGCTACGCCCCGCAAGAGCCGGACCGGGCGCGCCGCCTGCTGCTGCACACCCGCGAGATCGCCAAACTGGCCGGGCTGGTGGCCCAGAAGGGTCTGACCGTGGTGCCGGTGCGCGTCTACCTCAAGCGGGGCAAGGTCAAGCTGGAAATCGCCCTGGGCCGGGGCAAGAAGCTGCACGACCACCGCGATACGCTCAAGAGGCGGGCGGAGGAGCGGGATCTGGCCCGCGAACTCGCTTGA